A window of Sulfurimonas gotlandica GD1 contains these coding sequences:
- the carB gene encoding carbamoyl-phosphate synthase large subunit, producing MPKRTDIKTILLIGSGPIIIGQACEFDYSGTQAVKTLKEQGYRVVLINSNPATIMTDPEFADRTYIEPIKEDVIAEIIKKENVDAILPTMGGQTALNVATSMYEKGMLEGIEFLGATPEAIHKGEDRLAFKEAMIKIGMDLPFSMYAYNMDDALKAAETIGFPIIIRASFTLAGGGSGVAYNMDEFKKLAARGLDESPVTEILIEESLLGWKEYEMEVIRDKADNCIIVCSIENFDPMGVHTGDSITVAPALTLTDKEYQRMRNASFDILREVGVDTGGSNVQFSIDPKTGRMIVIEMNPRVSRSSALASKATGYPIAKVATLLAIGYTLDEITNDITGTPAAFEPVIDYVVTKIPRFTFEKFPEAENTLSTSMKSVGEVMAIGRTFKESIQKALCSLETGLCGFDPIDADFEFIKHEIRRPNADRILYVAEGFRRGMSVEEMFDTCQIDPWFLYQLEEMLQAETTITDKILFDANFMRSIKVDGFSDKRISQLIAKNSNQNVSENEVYEKRKALGVSLEFNEVDTCAAEFEALTPYLYSTTNVTASPTAKNRVSDKKKVLILGGGPNRIGQGIEFDYCCVHAAFALQEMDIECIMYNCNPETVSTDYDTSDVLYFEPIDFEHVRAVIENEEPDGIIVHFGGQTPLKLADGLTKIGANIIGTTSAVIDLAEDREQFSNFVNKHGLKQPANGLARKKEEAGPIAEKLGFPVLVRPSFVLGGRGMRIVYSHAELDEYMALAISVSNEAPVLIDKFLDQAIELDVDAICDGTDVYIGSVMQHIEEAGIHSGDSACSLPPVNLSDEMIEKVEQQTKTIALGLGVVGLMNVQYAIFKDEIYLIEVNPRASRTVPFVSKATGMPLAKVATRVMVGETLRSSLEYYDKYDIVQEVNGLLKPKLKGHVSVKEAVFPFHKLYGADLVLSPEMKSTGEVMGISSNFGVSFAKAQLSAGNKIPTEGTCFLSFVDTDKIHAAEIASGLHRHGFKLVATKGTQIILEEAGIPCERVLKISEGRPNIEDSMKNDEISMAINTSDNNTSKKDAVVIRQEVLKRNIPYFTTLSAARALILALDEMGDGSWSASQALQDFLA from the coding sequence ATGCCAAAACGCACCGACATCAAAACTATTTTACTTATAGGTTCAGGTCCAATTATAATTGGTCAAGCTTGTGAATTTGACTATTCAGGAACTCAAGCTGTTAAAACTCTAAAAGAGCAAGGCTATCGCGTAGTTCTTATCAACTCTAACCCTGCAACAATTATGACAGACCCTGAGTTTGCAGATAGAACTTATATAGAACCTATCAAAGAAGATGTAATCGCAGAGATTATAAAAAAAGAGAATGTAGATGCTATCCTTCCAACTATGGGTGGACAGACTGCATTAAATGTAGCTACTAGCATGTATGAAAAAGGTATGCTAGAAGGAATAGAATTCTTAGGTGCGACTCCAGAAGCTATTCATAAAGGTGAAGATCGTTTAGCTTTTAAAGAGGCAATGATAAAAATTGGTATGGATTTACCATTTTCAATGTACGCATACAACATGGATGATGCACTTAAAGCTGCAGAAACAATTGGTTTTCCAATCATTATTCGTGCTTCATTTACACTTGCCGGCGGCGGTTCTGGTGTGGCTTATAACATGGATGAGTTCAAAAAACTTGCTGCTCGTGGTTTAGATGAATCTCCGGTTACTGAAATCCTAATAGAAGAGTCACTTCTAGGTTGGAAAGAGTATGAGATGGAAGTTATTCGTGACAAAGCTGATAACTGTATCATAGTTTGTTCAATTGAAAACTTTGACCCAATGGGCGTTCATACTGGTGATAGTATCACTGTAGCTCCTGCACTTACTCTAACAGATAAAGAGTACCAAAGAATGCGTAATGCTTCTTTTGATATTCTAAGAGAAGTTGGTGTTGATACCGGTGGGTCTAATGTTCAATTTTCAATTGACCCTAAAACTGGTAGAATGATTGTAATTGAGATGAATCCTCGTGTATCTCGTTCTTCTGCTTTAGCATCTAAGGCTACAGGTTATCCAATTGCTAAAGTTGCAACTCTTTTAGCTATCGGTTATACACTAGATGAGATTACAAATGACATTACAGGAACTCCTGCAGCTTTTGAACCTGTAATAGATTACGTTGTTACAAAAATCCCTCGTTTTACATTTGAAAAATTCCCTGAAGCTGAAAATACACTAAGTACTAGCATGAAATCTGTTGGTGAAGTAATGGCGATAGGTAGAACATTTAAAGAATCTATTCAAAAAGCTCTATGTTCATTAGAGACTGGGCTTTGTGGTTTTGATCCAATAGATGCTGATTTTGAATTTATTAAACATGAAATCCGTCGTCCAAATGCTGATCGTATTCTATACGTAGCTGAAGGTTTCCGTAGAGGCATGAGTGTTGAAGAGATGTTTGACACTTGTCAAATTGACCCTTGGTTCCTTTACCAACTAGAAGAAATGCTTCAAGCAGAAACTACTATCACAGATAAAATTCTTTTTGATGCAAACTTTATGAGAAGTATCAAAGTTGATGGTTTTTCAGATAAAAGAATCTCTCAACTAATAGCTAAAAATTCAAACCAAAACGTTAGTGAAAATGAAGTTTATGAGAAAAGAAAAGCATTAGGTGTATCTTTAGAGTTTAATGAAGTTGACACTTGTGCAGCTGAGTTTGAAGCTCTTACTCCATACTTATACTCTACTACAAATGTTACAGCATCTCCAACTGCTAAGAATAGAGTTAGTGATAAGAAAAAAGTACTTATCCTAGGTGGTGGTCCAAACAGAATCGGGCAAGGTATTGAGTTTGATTACTGTTGTGTTCACGCTGCCTTTGCTCTTCAAGAAATGGATATTGAGTGTATCATGTATAACTGTAATCCTGAGACAGTTTCTACTGACTATGATACTTCTGATGTACTTTACTTTGAGCCGATTGACTTTGAACATGTTAGAGCAGTTATAGAAAATGAGGAGCCAGATGGAATCATTGTTCACTTTGGTGGACAGACTCCTCTAAAACTTGCAGATGGACTTACTAAAATAGGTGCTAATATTATAGGAACTACTTCTGCTGTAATCGATCTTGCTGAAGATAGAGAACAGTTTTCTAACTTTGTAAATAAACATGGACTTAAGCAACCAGCAAATGGACTAGCTCGTAAAAAAGAAGAGGCAGGCCCTATAGCTGAGAAATTAGGTTTTCCAGTTCTTGTCCGTCCATCTTTTGTACTTGGTGGACGTGGTATGAGAATCGTTTATAGCCATGCAGAGCTAGATGAGTATATGGCACTTGCAATCTCAGTTTCAAATGAAGCTCCTGTTTTAATTGATAAATTCTTAGATCAAGCAATAGAGCTTGATGTAGATGCTATATGTGATGGTACAGATGTTTATATCGGCTCAGTAATGCAACACATAGAAGAGGCTGGAATCCACTCTGGAGACAGTGCTTGCTCACTTCCTCCTGTAAACCTATCTGATGAGATGATTGAAAAGGTAGAACAGCAAACTAAAACTATAGCACTTGGTCTTGGTGTTGTTGGTCTTATGAATGTTCAATATGCAATCTTTAAAGATGAAATCTACCTAATAGAAGTTAATCCAAGAGCTTCAAGAACTGTTCCGTTTGTATCAAAAGCTACTGGTATGCCACTAGCAAAAGTTGCTACTCGTGTAATGGTTGGAGAAACTCTTAGAAGTTCTCTAGAGTACTACGATAAATATGACATCGTTCAAGAAGTAAACGGTCTGCTAAAACCTAAGCTAAAAGGTCATGTTTCTGTTAAAGAAGCGGTTTTTCCTTTTCATAAACTTTATGGTGCAGACTTAGTACTTTCTCCAGAGATGAAATCAACTGGTGAAGTAATGGGAATCAGTTCAAACTTCGGTGTAAGTTTTGCAAAAGCTCAGCTCTCAGCTGGAAACAAAATTCCAACAGAAGGAACTTGTTTCTTATCTTTTGTAGACACAGACAAAATTCATGCAGCAGAAATTGCAAGCGGTCTTCACAGACACGGGTTTAAACTTGTAGCTACTAAGGGAACTCAAATTATTCTCGAAGAAGCTGGAATCCCGTGTGAGCGTGTTCTTAAAATATCTGAAGGTCGTCCAAATATTGAAGACAGCATGAAAAATGATGAAATTTCAATGGCAATAAACACTTCTGATAACAACACTTCTAAAAAAGATGCTGTAGTTATCCGCCAAGAAGTTCTAAAGAGAAACATTCCATATTTCACAACTCTTAGTGCAGCAAGAGCTCTTATCTTAGCACTTGATGAAATGGGTGATGGCTCATGGTCAGCATCTCAAGCTTTACAAGACTTTCTCGCATAA
- a CDS encoding glutathionylspermidine synthase family protein, with protein sequence MITLKKLNPLEDATLEELGFTWHTDSDGSKYINNELVEVTQEEAEAYYEAGNEIYDMYVEAAEYVIENDLFFELGIPFNLIETIKKSWESNVHWHIYGRFDLAGGVDGKEIKLIEFNADTPTSLFETALLQWALLKQNNMNEEKQFNNVYEAISQNFKRLITLEDDIELFEERYDGWKILFSSVAGNEEEEATTRLIQQMATDAGFNTSFEYLQNVKFDEDGIFDAHDNQYEYWFKLFPWEDIGTDEPELATTLTTIMQNQEAIILNPAYTLLFQSKGIMKIMSDLFPDSKYLLKTSFEPLEEMKQVEKTVFGREGANTKIIDVNGDIIEQIDGPYNNYKKVYQEYTEFNKDAKGAKYQAGVFFAYEACGLSFRKGSEIMDNMSKFVGHVLV encoded by the coding sequence ATGATAACACTTAAAAAATTAAACCCATTAGAAGATGCAACACTAGAAGAGCTAGGTTTTACTTGGCACACAGACAGTGATGGGAGTAAATATATAAATAATGAATTAGTTGAAGTTACACAAGAAGAAGCTGAGGCTTATTACGAAGCTGGCAATGAAATATATGATATGTATGTTGAGGCTGCTGAGTATGTGATAGAAAATGATTTGTTCTTTGAACTTGGGATTCCTTTTAATCTCATTGAAACTATAAAGAAGAGTTGGGAAAGTAATGTTCACTGGCATATATATGGTCGCTTTGACTTAGCTGGTGGTGTTGATGGCAAAGAGATTAAACTTATAGAGTTTAATGCAGACACTCCAACTTCCCTTTTTGAGACTGCCCTACTTCAATGGGCACTTCTAAAGCAAAACAATATGAACGAAGAGAAGCAATTCAATAATGTCTATGAAGCGATAAGCCAAAACTTTAAAAGACTTATAACTCTTGAAGATGATATAGAGCTGTTTGAAGAGCGCTACGATGGCTGGAAGATTCTTTTCTCCTCAGTAGCAGGTAATGAGGAAGAAGAAGCTACAACTAGGCTTATACAGCAAATGGCAACGGATGCTGGATTTAATACAAGCTTTGAATATCTACAAAATGTGAAATTTGATGAAGATGGAATATTTGACGCTCATGACAATCAATATGAATACTGGTTTAAACTATTTCCTTGGGAAGATATAGGAACTGATGAACCGGAGCTAGCAACAACACTAACAACTATCATGCAAAACCAAGAGGCAATAATACTAAACCCTGCATATACCCTACTCTTTCAATCAAAAGGTATTATGAAAATCATGTCTGATCTTTTTCCGGATTCTAAATACTTACTAAAAACATCATTTGAGCCATTAGAAGAAATGAAACAAGTAGAAAAAACTGTTTTCGGCAGAGAAGGTGCTAATACTAAAATCATAGATGTTAACGGTGATATTATAGAGCAGATAGATGGACCTTATAATAACTACAAAAAAGTTTATCAAGAATATACTGAGTTCAATAAAGATGCAAAAGGAGCTAAATATCAAGCTGGTGTTTTCTTCGCCTATGAAGCTTGTGGACTTAGTTTTAGAAAAGGTTCAGAGATTATGGACAATATGAGTAAATTTGTGGGACATGTCTTAGTATAG
- a CDS encoding ComEA family DNA-binding protein, with translation MKILAMVILGFSILFGAVDINTADKEELMSLKGLGDKKAAAVIEYRAKDCFESVEGITKVKGIGKKFIEKNRDNLIASECKTK, from the coding sequence ATGAAAATTTTAGCAATGGTTATTTTAGGGTTTAGTATATTGTTTGGTGCAGTAGATATTAATACCGCAGATAAAGAAGAGTTAATGTCTCTAAAAGGTTTAGGGGATAAGAAAGCGGCTGCTGTTATTGAGTATAGAGCTAAAGATTGTTTTGAGAGTGTTGAAGGTATTACAAAAGTAAAAGGTATTGGCAAAAAATTTATTGAAAAAAACAGAGATAATTTAATTGCAAGTGAGTGTAAGACTAAATAA
- the pglF gene encoding UDP-N-acetylglucosamine 4,6-dehydratase (configuration-retaining) produces MNIDKRILNFLVIIIFTFITFWWTFFIFHQPFEIYIVVSVIIIRMIASRFIFDDYSLSWSKASQKSFIIKSIVYIAAFFIYLPIFYGEIRFSFMVSELFLYLFTINFTMYMYYYLVNKSRTEKTKSVVIYGAGRAGIKLESEFVHSEYRVKYFVDDDRVIQNRSIDAIKVISKKKLIENISDVKLDLLVIAMPSVAKDITKEIYNDLSKYFKEIKILPSMDEILDSKDLSTQLKDISVEDLLARHPKDLDKEKINSFIKDKTILVTGAGGSIGSEICRQCEKFGAKKLILLDHSEYNLYAISEEIKDVETVCVMQSVVDANYLDITFRTHKPDIVIHAAAYKHVPLVESNIQEAIVNNIVGTKNVIDASIKYGVKKFVMISTDKAVRPTNVMGTTKRICELYAQNSNGNGTDIVAVRFGNVLGSSGSVIPKFKSQIENGQNITVTHPDITRYFMLIPEACELVLQAGAIGTGGEIFILDMGEPIKIVDLAKKMIELSGSENIEIEFSGLRPGEKLYEELLIDGTDCKTEYESITVAHPTKYDIEKLNRDIEELLNSDNKIGKLKEIVPEFNHQTNI; encoded by the coding sequence ATGAATATAGATAAAAGAATATTAAATTTTTTAGTAATAATTATTTTCACTTTTATTACATTTTGGTGGACATTTTTTATCTTTCATCAACCATTTGAAATATATATAGTTGTAAGCGTTATTATAATTCGCATGATTGCGTCTAGATTTATTTTTGATGACTATTCACTCTCTTGGTCCAAAGCCTCTCAAAAATCATTTATAATAAAAAGTATTGTTTATATTGCAGCATTTTTTATCTATTTGCCTATATTTTACGGTGAGATTAGATTTTCATTCATGGTATCTGAGTTATTTCTATATCTTTTTACTATAAATTTCACTATGTATATGTACTACTATTTAGTAAATAAGAGTCGTACAGAAAAAACAAAATCAGTAGTTATTTATGGTGCAGGTCGTGCAGGGATTAAACTAGAATCTGAATTTGTCCACAGCGAATATAGAGTGAAGTACTTTGTTGATGATGACAGAGTTATTCAAAATAGATCTATAGATGCAATTAAGGTTATTTCAAAGAAGAAACTAATAGAAAATATATCAGATGTAAAACTAGATTTATTAGTCATCGCTATGCCATCAGTCGCAAAAGATATTACTAAAGAAATATATAATGATTTAAGCAAATATTTTAAAGAGATAAAAATTCTGCCTTCAATGGATGAGATACTAGATAGTAAAGATTTGTCCACTCAACTTAAAGATATTTCAGTTGAAGATCTGCTTGCTCGTCATCCAAAAGATTTAGATAAAGAAAAAATTAATAGTTTTATTAAAGATAAAACAATTTTAGTGACAGGTGCAGGTGGTAGTATTGGTAGTGAGATCTGTAGACAGTGTGAAAAATTTGGTGCTAAAAAACTTATATTACTTGATCACAGTGAATATAATCTATATGCTATATCTGAAGAGATTAAAGATGTAGAAACTGTTTGTGTTATGCAAAGCGTAGTAGATGCAAACTATTTAGATATTACATTTAGAACTCATAAACCAGACATAGTCATTCATGCAGCTGCTTATAAACACGTACCACTTGTTGAATCTAATATTCAAGAAGCTATAGTAAATAATATTGTTGGCACCAAAAATGTCATAGACGCTTCTATAAAATATGGTGTTAAAAAATTTGTAATGATATCTACCGATAAAGCTGTTCGACCTACAAATGTAATGGGAACAACAAAGCGTATATGTGAGCTTTATGCACAAAACTCTAATGGAAATGGAACTGATATAGTTGCGGTTAGATTTGGAAATGTTTTAGGAAGTAGTGGAAGTGTAATTCCAAAGTTTAAATCTCAAATAGAAAATGGACAAAACATAACTGTAACACATCCAGATATTACAAGATACTTTATGCTTATTCCTGAAGCTTGTGAACTTGTTCTTCAAGCAGGTGCCATTGGAACAGGTGGAGAGATCTTTATACTAGATATGGGTGAACCTATTAAAATAGTTGATTTGGCTAAAAAAATGATAGAGTTAAGTGGCAGTGAGAACATAGAGATAGAGTTTAGTGGTCTTCGTCCTGGTGAAAAGCTTTATGAAGAGCTACTAATAGATGGTACAGACTGTAAAACAGAGTATGAGTCTATTACTGTTGCTCATCCTACAAAATATGATATAGAAAAGTTAAATAGAGATATTGAAGAACTTTTAAACAGTGATAATAAAATAGGAAAACTAAAAGAAATTGTTCCAGAGTTTAATCATCAAACAAATATATGA
- a CDS encoding MraY family glycosyltransferase, producing the protein MIYIILILLSFILTYYIKKIAIRKSLVDIPNDRSSHTTPTPHGGGIAIAVSWFIGISYLYYINDINSSLFFALLTGVVISAVSYIDDLYELSAKVRLLTQASVALVGLYFLGGLQTIDLMSFSIEDQVVTNIFAFLTVIWFINLYNFLDGIDGYAGSEAVFLGIAGFLLFGGSHFLVLVFAVLGFLVWNWHKAKIFMGDVGSTLLGYNVAIFTIYYANQEQSNLWMWITMFGLFWFDATLTLVRRYKNGEKLGQAHRKHGYQRLVQSGWAHDKVVIFSILVNFSLFCLVYFISNILIAFFISLLVLYAVMRYIDNKKSFN; encoded by the coding sequence ATGATATATATTATTTTAATTTTGCTCTCATTTATTCTTACTTATTATATAAAAAAAATAGCCATTAGAAAATCATTAGTAGATATACCAAACGATAGAAGCTCTCATACCACACCAACTCCTCATGGCGGTGGAATTGCTATAGCTGTTTCTTGGTTCATTGGAATATCATATTTGTATTATATAAATGATATTAATAGCTCTTTGTTTTTTGCATTGTTAACAGGTGTAGTTATTTCTGCTGTTTCATACATAGATGATTTATATGAACTTAGTGCAAAGGTTAGGTTACTTACACAAGCTTCTGTGGCGCTTGTAGGTTTATATTTTTTAGGTGGTTTACAAACAATAGACTTGATGTCTTTTTCTATTGAAGATCAGGTAGTTACAAATATATTTGCTTTTTTAACTGTAATTTGGTTTATAAATCTTTATAACTTTTTAGATGGTATAGATGGATATGCTGGGAGTGAAGCTGTCTTTTTAGGAATAGCTGGTTTTTTGCTTTTTGGTGGAAGTCATTTTTTAGTTTTAGTTTTTGCAGTTTTAGGTTTTTTAGTTTGGAATTGGCATAAAGCAAAGATATTTATGGGAGATGTTGGTAGTACACTACTTGGATATAATGTGGCAATATTTACAATATATTATGCAAATCAAGAACAAAGTAATCTATGGATGTGGATTACTATGTTTGGACTATTTTGGTTTGATGCAACACTGACACTAGTAAGAAGATATAAAAACGGTGAAAAGCTAGGACAAGCGCATAGAAAACATGGATATCAAAGACTTGTTCAAAGTGGATGGGCTCATGATAAAGTTGTGATATTTTCTATCTTAGTAAATTTTTCACTTTTTTGTTTAGTCTATTTTATTTCTAATATACTGATTGCATTTTTTATCTCTTTGCTTGTCTTATATGCTGTAATGAGATATATAGATAATAAAAAGTCTTTTAATTAA
- a CDS encoding glycosyltransferase family 4 protein, producing MTECFYPEEFKINDIALAWKNKGYEVDVLTLVPTYPLGVVFEGYENKFYQKDEYQDINIYRVKSVTGYRESLIKKLLKYFSFMFFGTIVAIFIGRKYDYIFGFNMSTLTGMVPAVTIKKLYGKPLTFWAQDIWPDSVYAYGFKKTKLLSFFLDKFVKFMYHNITSIAISGKGFEFKLKPYVKDDLEFHYLPNWADDLDMSLESFEFCKDNKVHFTFAGNIGKVQNLENIIKAFSLLPIEYQERTQLNIIGDGSNLEELKQISSSKHNIVFHGKKPREEMAMYYKASDFLIVSLVDKPIFSVTVPAKTQTYISAKKPILAIINGETADIIKENNLGYCAHPNDVNEIKNIFIKSINLGEEEKLAFTKNCEYLTENIFNKTKIIDSLEELLVKES from the coding sequence GTGACAGAATGTTTTTATCCTGAGGAATTTAAGATTAACGATATCGCTTTGGCTTGGAAAAATAAAGGCTATGAAGTTGATGTCTTAACATTGGTTCCAACATATCCTCTTGGTGTAGTTTTTGAAGGTTATGAAAATAAATTTTATCAGAAAGATGAATATCAAGACATAAATATATACAGAGTTAAATCTGTAACTGGATATAGAGAAAGTTTAATAAAAAAATTATTAAAATATTTTTCTTTTATGTTTTTTGGAACTATTGTTGCCATCTTTATTGGTAGGAAATATGATTACATTTTTGGTTTTAACATGAGTACTCTAACTGGTATGGTCCCAGCAGTTACGATTAAAAAACTATATGGTAAACCATTGACATTTTGGGCTCAAGATATTTGGCCTGATAGTGTTTATGCTTATGGCTTTAAAAAAACAAAGTTACTTTCATTTTTTTTAGATAAGTTCGTGAAATTTATGTATCACAATATTACGTCAATTGCTATTTCAGGAAAAGGTTTTGAATTTAAATTAAAGCCCTATGTAAAAGATGATTTAGAATTTCACTATTTACCAAACTGGGCAGATGACTTAGATATGAGTTTAGAGTCATTTGAATTTTGTAAAGACAATAAAGTACATTTTACTTTTGCTGGGAATATTGGAAAAGTACAAAATCTAGAAAATATAATAAAAGCTTTTTCTCTACTTCCGATTGAGTATCAAGAAAGGACACAGTTAAATATAATTGGTGACGGATCAAATCTAGAAGAATTAAAGCAAATAAGTTCTAGTAAACATAATATTGTTTTTCATGGTAAAAAACCTAGAGAAGAAATGGCTATGTATTATAAGGCAAGTGATTTTTTAATTGTTTCACTTGTGGATAAGCCAATTTTTTCTGTAACTGTTCCAGCTAAAACGCAAACATATATCTCTGCTAAAAAACCAATACTTGCTATTATCAATGGAGAAACAGCGGATATTATAAAAGAAAATAATTTAGGCTATTGTGCTCATCCAAATGATGTCAATGAGATTAAAAATATTTTTATAAAAAGTATTAACTTAGGTGAAGAAGAGAAGTTGGCTTTTACAAAAAACTGCGAGTATTTAACTGAAAATATTTTTAATAAAACAAAAATTATAGACTCTTTAGAAGAGTTGTTAGTAAAAGAGAGTTAG
- a CDS encoding lipopolysaccharide biosynthesis protein, producing the protein MNLFANFLLVLFVVYNNESIVFFALWAGLLDLLVSVVSFIHMSIRYNIFKNKYIDENISSMELLRGGVLFFQLSITQTIIWGTGILLVSHMLLLQDVTVYSLTMKIYVYIFYAFIIINTVIAPLYGRYYSENAWVEIRKIFNLSILLLPFLGGFIWIGTLYFMSDIIAIWTGSSEFYVGSLFILFMGVFFYFTGYINSYITLLYSIGEVKSIINIRWKEVMANLLISIIMTYFIGLTGIAIGMSLAIALISAKYLPMYLEKKSKGEIVLNFTIQKKHFILVLLPNIIIAFIVTTFVDVLSVKLFIFIFMSVLYILFSWYILASEDKNYIISFLNYKKGHN; encoded by the coding sequence TTGAATCTTTTTGCTAATTTTTTATTAGTCCTCTTTGTTGTTTATAATAATGAGAGTATAGTCTTTTTTGCTTTATGGGCAGGTCTTTTAGATTTACTTGTAAGTGTAGTGTCTTTTATTCATATGTCAATAAGATATAATATTTTCAAAAATAAATATATAGATGAAAATATAAGTAGCATGGAACTTCTGAGAGGGGGTGTACTGTTTTTTCAGTTATCTATTACTCAAACTATTATATGGGGAACAGGAATACTATTAGTAAGTCATATGCTCTTATTGCAAGATGTAACAGTATATAGCTTAACAATGAAAATATATGTCTATATATTTTATGCTTTTATTATTATTAACACCGTAATCGCACCATTATATGGACGGTATTATTCTGAGAATGCTTGGGTGGAGATAAGAAAAATTTTTAATTTATCAATTTTATTACTTCCATTTTTAGGTGGATTTATCTGGATTGGAACACTGTACTTTATGTCTGATATTATAGCTATATGGACAGGTTCCTCAGAGTTTTATGTAGGTTCCTTATTTATTTTATTTATGGGGGTATTCTTCTACTTTACAGGATATATTAATTCTTACATAACTCTTCTATATAGCATTGGAGAAGTAAAAAGTATTATAAATATTCGATGGAAGGAAGTTATGGCTAATTTGTTGATATCAATAATAATGACTTACTTTATAGGTCTAACAGGGATAGCTATTGGAATGTCCTTGGCTATTGCTTTGATCTCCGCTAAGTATCTACCAATGTATTTAGAAAAGAAAAGTAAAGGTGAAATTGTTTTAAATTTTACAATACAAAAAAAACATTTTATATTGGTGCTATTACCAAATATTATTATAGCTTTCATTGTTACAACGTTTGTGGATGTGCTATCTGTTAAATTATTTATCTTTATTTTTATGTCAGTATTATATATTTTGTTTTCATGGTATATTCTTGCTTCTGAAGATAAAAATTATATAATATCTTTTTTAAATTATAAAAAAGGGCATAATTGA
- a CDS encoding IS3 family transposase (programmed frameshift), with the protein MARVVYSEEFRIEAVKQVTKNGYSINDTADRLGVHPDSLRNWIKRLESPQAIQKHKILDESQAEIKKLQKELKRVTEERDILKKGRGVLCKPHKLKYAFIKEYSEVYAVHRLCKVMQVHRSGYYQWLNQPISDRELENQELLIQIKDAFKESKGVYGHRNIHKDLKELGIHVNKKRVARLMSEAKLYGVGTYKRKPYSKPGSVHKAHPNHLHQCFIAGQPNDTWVSDITYIRTKEGWIFLATVIDLYSRKIIGWATGHRQTTPLIIEALKMATTRLSKNNKVILHSDQGSQYSSYEYKTFAKKHNITLSMSRRGNCYDNAVAESFFKTLKKELVRKQIFLTRDIAASKIFEYIEMFYNSKRRHSYLDYISPNEFEKRYNLESSKK; encoded by the exons ATGGCAAGAGTAGTTTATAGTGAAGAGTTCAGAATAGAGGCAGTCAAACAAGTTACTAAAAATGGTTATAGCATTAACGATACTGCTGATAGACTAGGTGTCCATCCAGATTCACTCAGAAACTGGATTAAAAGATTAGAGTCTCCACAAGCAATCCAAAAACATAAAATATTAGATGAATCACAAGCAGAGATAAAGAAACTCCAAAAAGAGCTAAAAAGAGTTACAGAAGAGAGGGACATTCTAAAAA AAGGCCGCGGTGTACTTTGCAAGCCACACAAACTAAAATATGCTTTTATCAAAGAGTATAGTGAAGTTTATGCAGTGCATAGACTTTGCAAAGTTATGCAAGTGCACCGCAGTGGATATTATCAGTGGCTAAATCAACCTATTTCTGATAGAGAACTTGAAAATCAAGAATTACTCATACAGATTAAAGATGCATTTAAAGAATCCAAAGGCGTTTATGGTCACAGAAATATTCATAAAGATCTAAAAGAGCTAGGTATTCATGTAAATAAAAAAAGAGTCGCTAGACTTATGAGTGAGGCTAAACTCTATGGTGTAGGTACCTACAAACGCAAGCCGTACAGTAAACCTGGTTCAGTCCATAAAGCACATCCTAATCATCTGCACCAGTGCTTTATAGCAGGTCAGCCAAATGATACGTGGGTAAGTGATATAACTTACATTAGAACTAAAGAGGGATGGATATTCTTAGCTACAGTTATAGATTTATATAGTCGCAAAATTATTGGATGGGCAACTGGACATCGTCAAACTACACCGTTAATTATCGAAGCATTAAAAATGGCAACAACAAGACTAAGTAAAAACAATAAAGTTATTCTCCATTCAGATCAGGGGAGTCAATACAGCTCTTATGAGTATAAAACATTTGCAAAAAAGCATAATATTACTCTTAGCATGAGTAGACGAGGTAACTGTTATGATAATGCTGTTGCAGAAAGCTTTTTCAAAACTCTTAAAAAAGAGCTTGTCAGAAAACAAATATTTTTAACTCGAGACATTGCGGCATCTAAAATATTTGAATATATAGAGATGTTCTACAACTCTAAAAGAAGACATAGTTATTTGGATTATATTTCACCAAATGAGTTTGAAAAAAGGTATAATTTAGAGTCTTCAAAAAAGTAG